One window of the Epinephelus moara isolate mb chromosome 24, YSFRI_EMoa_1.0, whole genome shotgun sequence genome contains the following:
- the pck1 gene encoding phosphoenolpyruvate carboxykinase, cytosolic [GTP], whose amino-acid sequence MPPQLPSQNQNGPRILQGDLCALSPAVKEFVDANVTLCQPDSLHICDGSDEENRTILAQLEEQGMIKKLKKYENCWLARTDPRDVARVESKTVIVTRDRKDTVPTPLDGGVSQLGRWMSPEEFDKEMSQRFPGCMKGRTMYVIPFSMGPVGSPLSKIGVELTDSPYVVASMRVMTRMGKAVLSALGTGEFVRCLHSVGCPLPLKKPLVNNWPCNPEQTLIAHIPDRRQIVSFGSGYGGNSLLGKKCFALRIASRIAKEEGWLAEHMLILGVTNPAGEKKYMAAAFPSACGKTNLAMLCPTLPGWKVECVGDDIAWMKFDNQGNLRAINPENGFFGVAPGTSAQTNPNAMETINKNTIFTNVAETSDGGVHWEGMDQSLPEGVTITSWKNKPWSSEDGEPCAHPNSRFCTPAGQCPIIDPQWESPEGVPIEAIIFGGRRPQGVPLVYEAFSWQHGVFVGAAMRSEATAAAEHKGKVIMNDPFAMRPFFGYNFGQYLSHWLSMADRPAAKLPKIFHVNWFRKSPTAGFLWPGFGDNIRVLDWMFRRVNGEAGAMPSAIGYLPCSDSLNLQGLKGNVDLDELFSLDQEFWQREVEEVRKYFTTQVNDDLPNEVAQQLELLDQRVKQM is encoded by the exons ATGCCTCCTCAGCTTCCATCCCAGAACCAGAATGGTCCCAGGATCCTGCAGGGCGACCTTTGTGCCCTCAGCCCAGCGGTCAAGGAGTTTGTGGACGCCAATGTGACTCTGTGCCAGCCTGACTCCCTCCACATCTGCGACGGCTCCGATGAGGAGAACCGCACCATCCTGGCCCAGCTGGAGGAGCAGGGGATGATCAAGAAGCTCAAGAAATATGAGAACTG CTGGTTGGCCAGGACCGACCCGAGAGACGTGGCTCGTGTTGAGAGTAAGACTGTGATTGTGACCCGGGACCGGAAGGACACGGTGCCCACACCACTGGATGGCGGAGTCAGCCAGCTTGGCCGCTGGATGTCCCCGGAAGAGTTCGACAAAGAGATGAGTCAGCGGTTTCCAGGCTGCATGAAAG gtCGTACCATGTATGTGATCCCCTTCAGCATGGGCCCCGTAGGTTCCCCCCTCTCTAAGATTGGGGTGGAGCTGACAGACTCTCCGTACGTGGTGGCCAGTATGAGGGTGATGACTCGTATGGGGAAGGCCGTGCTGTCCGCTCTGGGGACGGGCGAGTTCGTCCGCTGTCTGCACTCCGTCGGCTGTCCTCTGCCGCTCAAAA AACCCTTGGTGAACAACTGGCCCTGTAACCCTGAGCAGACGTTAATCGCCCACATCCCAGATCGCAGGCAGATCGTCTCATTCGGTAGTGGTTATGGAGGAAACTCCCTGCTGGGGAAGAAATGCTTTGCTCTGCGCATCGCCTCACGGATTGCCAAGGAGGAGGGCTGGCTGGCGGAGCACATGCTG ATCCTGGGCGTTACCAATCCTGCTGGGGAGAAGAAGTACATGGCGGCAGCCTTCCCCAGCGCCTGCGGGAAGACAAACCTGGCCATGCTCTGCCCCACGCTGCCCGGCTGGAAGGTCGAGTGTGTGGGAGACGACATCGCATGGATGAAGTTTGACAACCAAG GCAATCTACGTGCCATCAACCCAGAGAACGGCTTTTTCGGAGTTGCGCCCGGCACCTCAGCCCAAACCAACCCCAACGCCATGGAGACCATCAACAAGAACACCATTTTCACCAATGTTGCAGAGACCAGCGATGGCGGTGTGCACTGGGAGGGAATGGACCAGTCGCTGCCGGAGGGAGTCACCATCACTTCCTGGAAGAACAAACCCTGGAGCTCAGAAGATG GTGAACCCTGCGCTCACCCCAACTCCCGTTTCTGCACTCCGGCTGGGCAGTGTCCCATCATCGACCCACAGTGGGAATCCCCAGAGGGAGTCCCCATCGAGGCCATCATCTTCGGAGGGCGCAGACCACAAG GTGTCCCTCTGGTGTACGAGGCTTTCAGCTGGCAACACGGAGTGTTTGTTGGAGCAGCCATGCGATCAGAGGCCACCGCTGCAGCTGAACACAAAG GCAAGGTCATCATGAACGACCCCTTCGCCATGCGCCCCTTCTTTGGCTACAACTTCGGCCAGTATCTCTCTCACTGGCTGAGCATGGCCGACCGCCCCGCCGCCAAACTCCCTAAGATCTTCCACGTCAACTGGTTCCGCAAGAGCCCCACCGCTGGATTCCTCTGGCCTGGCTTTGGTGACAACATCCGCGTGTTGGACTGGATGTTCAGGCGGGTGAATGGCGAGGCTGGCGCCATGCCCTCTGCCATAGGCTATCTGCCATGCAGTGACTCCCTCAACCTCCAGGGCCTGAAGGGGAACGTGGACCTGGACGAGCTGTTCTCCCTGGATCAGGAGTTCTGgcagagggaggtggaggaggtgaggaagtACTTCACCACACAGGTGAATGATGACCTGCCTAACGAGGTGGCTCAGCAGCTGGAGCTCCTGGATCAGAGAGTGAAGCAGATGTGa